ATAATTCAATCTTTGAGGAGATCGCTAAGTTCCGAGCCGCACGACGGATATACGCGCGGGTAATGGAAGATTGGTATGATGCTGAGGAGCCAGAATCAAAAAGGCTAAAATTCCACACACAAACAGCTGGCCAGTCACTCACCGCTCAGCAGCCGTTAAACAACATTGTCCGAGTAACTGTACAGGCCCTTGCTGCTGTCATGGGAGGTACACAATCACTTCATACCAATAGTTTTGATGAGGCTTTGGCCCTTCCAAGCGAAAAAGCTGTGCGTGTAGCACTGCGAACGCAACAAATCATTGCTGAAGAAACAGGCGCAGCTGATATTGTTGATCCGATGGGAGGTAGTTTTGCAATTGAGAAACTTACAAATGAGATGGAGTCAGAGATCATGGAGTACATCACTGAAATCAAAGAGATGGGTGATGGATCAATTCGAGATGGTATTCTTCGAGGTATTGAGAATGGATACTTCCAGCGTGAAATCCAAGACTCTGCCTACGAGTATCAACAGCGCGTTGAGAGCGACGAGGAAATTGTCGTCGGGGTAAACAAGTATACAATTGAGGAAGATACGGATCCAGATATTCTCAAGGTCGATGAGGAAGTCCGTGATCGACAATTAGAGCGCTTATCAAATGTCAAAGAAGCTCGTGACAACGAGGCAGTCTCTGAGTCGCTGCAAGCACTTGAGAAAGCAATCAGAAACGATGAGAATATCATGCCATACGTGATTGACGCCGTCAAATGCTATGCAACAATGGGTGAAATAATGGACGTACTCAAAGATCAGCACGGAACATATCAAGGTCAAGTTGCAATGACATGACTTACTCCTATTCTATTTGAGTCCCTCGATTAGCCCGAAGATGGATGCCAGGAATATAAAGCCAGATGAATGGATGTTCAAGATGACTGTCCTTTAATTGCATCAAGCAGGTCATCAGCAACAGAATATGGATCAGTTTGCCGTTCCATTACTGCATCAACTTTCTGTTCTATCCCACCAGATTTCTCAATTTGATCCTCAACCAATGCTGCGACGTCTTCCCGGATAAGTCGTTGAATCTCCGCAGCGTATCGTTTTCGCTCTTGTGCTTGCCCCTCTCCGGTGTCTTCAAGCCACTGTGTACGGTCGTCTAGCTCTGATAGAAACGTATCTACACCTTTACCAGATTTTGCGACAGTCTCTACAACAGGAGGTTTCCAGTCATTCTCAGAGGTGTCCATTGCAACAGCACCGTCATTAAATGCATCAACTCCATGATGACCAGCGGCTGGCGCGTCTTCCTGCATGTGAATCATTTCTTGTAGTTCTTTCACTGTTTTATCCGCTCCATCGAGATCTGCCTTGTTGACGACAAAGATATCAGCGATTTCCAAAATACCTGCTTTCAGCATCTGAATATCATCACCAGATGCTGGCGGAACAAGGACTGCAACTGTATCTGCGGTTTTGACGACATCTATTTCATTTTGTCCAGCTCCCACTGTCTCGATGATGATTTTGTCTTTCCCGAACGCATCTAATGCTTTGACGGCATCGGTTGTGGCTGTTGAAAGACCACCAAGTGCTCCTCTTGCAGACATAGAACGGAAGAAAACATCCATATCACCGACCGTTGAGTTCATCCGAATGCGGTCTCCAAGTACTGCTCCACCGGAAAAAGGAGACGATGGATCAACAGCAATAACACCTACTGTTTGTCCTTGTTCACGGTACATTTCGGCCATCTTGTCGACAAGTGTTGATTTTCCAGCTCCAGGTGATCCTGTAATGCCGATAATGTCTGCGTTCCCCGTGTGTGGATGGAGATTTGATACTAATTTCCGATAGCCAGAGGACCGATTTTCAATCGTCGTGATTGCTTCAGCTAATGCCCTGTGGCTCCCATTAAGTATTTCAGGTACCAGCGCTTCAGTTTCGGTCATTTTTCCGGAACGTTCTCCTCAATAAACTCGATCGTCTCTTCAACTGGAGTCCCTGGCCCGAATATCCCATCAACACCTTGGTCATATAGATATTCTTGATCGTCGTCTGGGATAATTCCACCAACGAGAATTAGTGTACTTTCAAATGCGTCATACTCTTTTAATCCATCAACAATCTCTGGAACAAGTTCATTGTGTGCTCCTGAGAGAATAGAGATACCAAGGACATCAACATCTTCTTGAACAGCAGCCTGTACGATGTCTTCCGGGGCATTATGTAGACCAGAATAAATCACTTCAAACCCAGCATCCCTAAATGCTCGAGCGATCACATGTGCCCCTCGATCATGACCATCAAGGCCAACCTTTGCGACCAGACAGCGGATCCTTTCTTGCGTTTCAACGCTCATGGTCTTTACTAATAATATGGTATGTAATGATTTTAACGGAATAACAACCGAAAAATAATATCAGTATTAGAATCAAACGGAGATCGGTTAAGTCCACTCCCTGTTTGTAATCGTGTGTGCTTGACGTCTCTTCGATAGCATACTATATCGAACCTATTATACACCACGTGCTATGTGGTAAATCGTCACATCTTAGTTAATTGATTGTGTGGTAATACTATGGAACTAACCGAGGAACAACAGATGGTTAGAGACATGGTTCGGCAATTTGTTGACGATGAAGTTGTTGAGGCAGCACGGACTGCTGAGAAAGAAAAAACCTTTCCGGAGGATATCTGGGATGAGCTAGCCGAGCTGGACTTGACTGGATTGACCACTCCAAAAGAGTACGGTGGATTTGATGCTGATATGCTAACGTACAGCCTCGTGAATGAAGAATTAGCGAGAGGACACTTAGCGTTAGCTACAGCGCTTTCCGTTCACTGTATGGTAACGTCGTGTATTCGTCAGTTTGGTTCAGAAAGTCAGCGTGATCGATGGCTGCCAAATATGAGGGACGGACGCCCTGTTGGAGCGTTTGCACTCTCTGAGCCTGATGCTGGCTCCAATCCTGCAGAAATGACAACTGAAGCAGTCCGTGATGGCAACGAGTTTGTCATCAACGGGACAAAACAATGGATTACGAACGGTGAACGAGCGGATGTTGTTATTTTGTTTGCTAAAACAGACTCTAATGACCCAGACACTGTGACACAATTCTTGGTCCCGAAAGATACAGATGGAGTCAATGTTGGGAAACACGAAGAAAAGATGGGAATGAAAGCCAGCGATACGACAACACTGAAGTTTGATAACGCTCGCATCCCAGCCGAGAATCAGCTTACCGATGTTGGAAGGGGGCTCAAGGCTGCATTTTCCATCCTTAATGGTGGGCGAGTAGCCATCGCAAGTCAAGCAGTCGGTGTTGCTCAGGCGGCTCTTGATGATGCTATTGAGTATGCAAATGACCGAGAACAATTTGGTACCGAGATTATTAATCATCAAGCGATTGGTCAAAAATTGGCTGATATGCAAACTGACGTGCAAGCAGCACGACTTCTAACCTATGATGCGGCTAAGAAGAATGAAAATAGTGTAGATGCGATGGCGGCAAGTATGGCCAAATATTTTGCAAGTGAAACTGCCGTCAACGTTGCAGATGACGCTGTGCAAGTCCATGGTGGGTACGGATATGCAAAGGACTTTGATGTTGAGCGATATTATCGAGATGCTAAGATTACAACAATTTACGAGGGAACATCAGAAATACAGAAAAAGATAATCGCCCGCCACCTAAAAGAATAAAACAACGGTGTGCTTACCAGCAGCTAACTACGGCGTGTGAGGTCGTGCAGTATTTTACTCATATGTGTAGAATCCTTTTCCTGTTTTCTTCCCGAGCTCATTCGCCTCGACTTTTCGCTTTAGTAGATAAGCAGGCTTGTACCGGTCTCCAAGTTCCTCATAAAGCGTCTGACTAGCATGTAGGCAGATATCTAACCCAATATGATCAGCTAGCTCAAGTGGCCCCATTGGAACGTTAGTACCGAGCCGCATGCCTTTATCGATATCCTCTTTCGTTCCGACCCCTTCATCGTAGGCTCTAATACCTTCATTAATCCAAGGCATTAAAATTCGGTTTGTGATAAATCCAGGCTTATCATCGGACTCCCATGTCTGTTTGTCTAGGTCTTCAGCAAATTGATGAGCAAGATTAACCACTTCGTCCGGCGTTTTTTCACCAACTACAATCTCTACTCCATCCATAATCGGAACAGGATTCATAAAGTGGATCCCGACAACACGTTCAGGGCTGTCAGTAGCACTGGCAATCGAGGTGATTGAGAGCGTACTTGTGTTTGTTGCCAGTACAGTGGTATCATCAGTTAATTCCGACAGCTCAGTAAAAATACTCTGTTTAATTTCCAAGTCCTCAACAGCTGCTTCGATGACTAAATCTATATCCTCAAGATCCTCGAGATCCGTCGTTCCATCTATTCGGCCGATGATCTGCTCTTTTTCTGTCTCAGAAAGCTGATCCTTCTCAACGAACCGCTGAAGGTTCTGATTGATGTTTGAGAACCCCTCTTCAATGAGTTCCTGCTCAATGTCGCGCATTACGACATTGTAACCAGAACTTGCGGCAACCTGTGCAATACCACTTCCCATCGTTCCCGCTCCGACGACTCCCACACTGTCGATTGATTCGACGGTGTATGACATCATTACATAGTCACTTGACCACAGTGATATGTGATTCGGTATTATTCATTAATTTCTAGGACATTCTAATAGTCAGTGATGTTAATGTGCCAAAAAATATGCAAGACCTGATTGCGTTATTTGGGAGTAAATACAACAAGTGGATACTCTAGCTTTTCAAGACGTTCAATTCCAATTTTTACTTGCTGACCGATTTCTGGGTCTGTCTCAAAACCACGGAGCTGACCTGTGATTCGCACCGAACCAAATTCTGCAATTGCAACCGTATAAGGCGACACATGTTCCAATGGAGATGGTGCAACATGAACTTCTGAATAGGTTAGCAATTTACCTGCATTTGGCATTGGTTCTCGTGAGATCTCCTTATTACCAGAAGCAGGATCCACGTACCTTGGAGGAACCATCCCGTGAGTCTCAGTTCCAGACAGATAGTACGGCTCGTCGTTCTCAATTGCACTGAAAAATTCCTGGATTTCAGAGATTTCTTCGTTACTCATTCTTTCACCTCCAATACATGAACAACAGCACTCGCTACAGTCCCTCCAGCATTATGTGTTACCCCGATTTCGACGTCATCAACGTAGGGGCTATTTACATGAGTCCCTCGAAGAAGTTTCGTCATTTCAGTAATTTGCGCGCAACCAGTTGCTCCGACTGGATGTCCTTTCGCTTTTAGTCCGCCAGACAGATTTACTGGGAGTTCTCCATCGGCAGTTGTTTCCCCACGCCTAGCGGCACCAATCGCTTCACCACGCTCATAAATTCCGAGTGCTTCCAAGGCTAAGACCTCAGCAATCGTGAAACAATCATGTGCTTCAATCAAGTCGATATCGTCTGATGTGATATTCGCTTCCTGATACGCGCTTTGGCTAGCTTCATTCGCTGCTTGTGTCCATGTCATTGTCTCACGATCAGTTAATGTATATTTGTCACCTCCTTGGCCAGTCCCGGTGATTGCAATTGGCGCGTCTATCCCCGTTTTTTCGGCATACTCTTCGGACACCAACACAGCCGCAGCGGCTCCGTCGCTAATCGGAGAGCAGTCGTATACACTAAACGGTGAGCTTACCACCGGGGCATTCAGTACATCGTTAATATCAATTTCCCGCTGGAAATGCGCTAGATCATTATTAATCGCGTTTTTGTGATTTTTCACTGCAATGTGTGCCAAGTCTTCTCGTGATCCGCCGAACTCGTGGAAATATCTATTAGCCATCAGAGCGTACGCCCCAGGGAAGGTAACGCCCATATTACTCTCCCAAACTGCATCTGCTGCCGCCGCAAGAGCATCTGTCGTCTCAGATGTTGACAGTGTGTTCATACGCTCTGCACCGCCAACTAATACAACATCTGCTTGTCCAGATTGAATCTGTGTTATCCCATGCCTGACGGCAAGGCCACCAGATGCACAGGCACTTTCAACTCGAGTTGCAGGGGCATCCACACCTGCTGCGTCGGCAACTAGTGGACCTTGGTGGCCTTGGTTCTCTGCAATCTCCCCGATGAAATTCCCATAGAACACATGATCAATATCTTTCTGCTCCAGTTCTGCGTCCTGTATCGCCTCTGTTGCTGCTTGTGCAAACAATTCTCGGGTACGCTTCGCTGACCATTCCCCAAACTTGGTCATACCAACGCCTGCGATGCGAACGTTCTCCATCATTGAATCCTCCGTGCAGCTGATTTTATCTTCTGTGTCATACTCAACTCACGCTATTTACTCAAATGTGTACCTCGTGTCAAGAGGCACAGTGTTCGTTCTACGATATGAGAACAACTGACATGTATTTTTGGTTTTATACTATATCATATTGATTATCAAGCTAAGCAGAATGCTATCAATATAGATTGTAAGTATAGTAGCCGTTTGGCGAATCTGTTTACGAAATATAAGCTTATATTGGTAATAAATATATGATAATGGCTTTCTAACATAATATATCTATTATTATGCAATTCCTTGGCGACGACTTACTTCGAGATAATTTCTATCGACATGTATTAGGTATAATCCCTTGCATGCTTGCTGCAGTGATAATCAATTTGTAGCTACACAAATATAACATTAGTATGGACTTTCAGCTGACTTCCGAGCAAAGGCAAATTAAGGAAATGGTAGCTGAGTTTGTCGATGAGGAGATTGTTCCGGTTGCTGATGAAATTGATCACAAAGATGAATTTCCATGGGAAATCATTGACAAACTTGCATCGTTGGACCTCATGGGGATGCCGTTTCCTGAAGAGTATGGTGGTGCTAATCTTGATTATCACGCCTACCCTGAAGCGTTGCTTGAAATCTCTCGAGGATCTGGTGGCATTGGCACAATTGTTGCGGCACATATCTCGCTTGCAGGGAACATGATTAATCAATTTGGCTCAGATGGGCAAAAAGAAACTTATTTAACACCGTTAGCGAGGGGAAGTGACATCGGTGCATTTGCGCTATCAGAACCCGATGCAGGGTCAGATGTCCCCTCGATGGAAACTACTGCTGAAAAAGACAGTGACGGCTACTGCATCAATGGTAACAAACTCTGGATTTCAAATGGATCGGTCGCCGACACGGTTATTTTGTTTGCAAAAACAGACCCAGAGGCAGGCCAAAATGGGATTTCGTCGTTCATTGTTCGACCAGAAGAGGACAACGGTTTTATCGTAGAAGGTACGGAGGAAAAGCTTGGTGACAAGGGTTGTCCGACTGCGGAGTTACGATTTGATGATATGTGGATTCCGGAGGAGAGGCGTCTTGGAGATGAAGGTGATGGATTTGTTCATGCACTAAAAACGTTGAATGGCGGACGTATTACGATTGCTGCCCGGTCAGTCGGGATCGCACGGGCAGCACTTGACGCTTCAATTGATTACAGTCAACAACGTGAGCAGTTCGGCCAAGAAATATCAGGGTTCCAATCTATTCAACATAAGATAGCCGACATGGACACAAAAGTGCGTGGTGCTAGACTATTGATGCATGACGCAGCAGATAAAAAGATTCGCGGCGATCGCTTCGTTAAGGAAGCAGCTCAAGCAAAACTGTATGCGTCAGAAATCTCTCGCGAAGTAGCTAACGAAGGGATTCAGATTCACGGAGGGTATGGATATACCAAGGACTTCCCAATGGAACGGTACTACCGCGATGCTAAACTCAACGAAATCTATGAGGGGACAAGTGAAGTACTGCGCAATACAATAGCAAGTGAACTGCTTGCAAAATAACGCATCAGACGAACTTATCTGGGGTATATCGTAGTACTGATTGCTCTTTTTGATGGGATTCAATTATAACATCTGCTCGCTTTCGAAGCCAGTCGGGAAGATCAGACACGTACTCTGAGTGGTCTTGTGGCCTGGCGTCAGAATCTCCGTGTAACCGAGATGTTTCAGAATAATGCGCAATTGGCCGGTGATTTCCCCAAGTCGATACTGCCATCTCAAACGCTTCACGATAAGTTAAACCACGGTCAGTAAATTTGTGATGGTGATAATCGAATGTCACTGGGATTCCAGTACGATCGCTGACCTGATTTACAAGCTCCTGAATACTCCATAGTGATTCCTTGTCATCATTTTCAACTACAATTCGACTTTTTGCTTCTGGCGGAAGATCATTGATCACCTCACAAAATCGGTCTGCGGTTGCTTCTTTATTGCCATAGTGAGCACCAATATGCACGTTAATCGCATACCGGGGTGAACGATCTAATTCCATTAGGTCAAGCCATTGGCCGTGACACACTACAGAACGAACGGATCGTCTGACCGTATCTTCGGACTCGCTAGCCAATTTGCACCAATGGTCTGGATGGAACGTTAGTCGCATATCCTCGGACTTGATTAGCTCGCCGCACTGCTGCGCGATTTCCTGAATTGTCTCATAGTTCGGCAACTCATTAAGATCAAACTGAGAGTTCCATGGCACCAGACCTGAGCTACATCGATATAAATTAATATTATGCTTATAATTCCATTGTAAAATCGCTAATAGATCTCGAAAATTCTGTTCAGCTAGCTCCCCAGCATATTTGAGACCCTTTGACTCCCATGTGGATTTACGCATGTCCCGATTGCATCGGCGTGGGGTATCAGAGTCACGAAGTGTGCGATTCATCGCAGCATACCCAAGCATACCGTAATAAAGTGCCCTCAGCAATGTATACCTGGTTGAATATGATGACTGAAATATTGCAAGTCATAAACTCTCCAAGAAAAGATGCAGTCTGTTGAGCCCGGATAAGATCTACGTTGAATATAAAAATAAGGTTAGCCTGTCAGTTAGCTATGCGGTCAACGGGCTCGGGATCAGGCTCCGGGCCCTTGGCCTAATTATCTGCAGACGGGTCCAAAAGTGTTGTTTCGGACGATGGATCAAATGATTCGTAGTGAACAACGTCATCAACTGGCCGTCGGCCTTTGCGCTCGTTTTCTATATCAGAGGTATCAGCCGCTGGGTATCCAAGTGTAATCAGCATAACCGGTTCATACTCATCTGGGATATCAAACGTTTCAACAAGAGCTTCCGAGTCAAAACCTTCCATCGGACAACTTGCAATGCCTTCATCCCAAGCAGCAAACATAAGCGTCATTGCAGCAAGTGCGGTCGACCGGGTGGTCCAAGTTCGCTTATCTGCTTTGGACATTGTGTTCATCTTCTCAACATTGTTGATTAGTGATTCTTTGACATCATTATTGGGAAGGTAGCCTTTCGCCAACCAGTCCTCAAAGACTGCTTCTGAGTGTCGGGTCAAATCGGTAGAACCAAGAACAATTACTGAGGTGTCTGCTTCAACGACATGATCTTGATTATAGGCGACCTCTTTCAGCCTCTCCTTTGATTCTTCCTCGCGTAGCGCAACAAATTCCCAAGGCTGTAGATTGTATCCTGATGGTGCAAGTGTTGTCCTTTTGAAAATACGCTGTAGTGTGTCTTCCTCAATTGACTGGTCACTATATTCGTGAACGGATCTTCTTGTCTGAACAAGTTCAGTAAAGTCCATACATACCATTGTAATCACTTACCAAAGAAAACACTGATTCAGTAATGTTGTGCGCAGATATAGCACAAGCGCAACTTCTCAGTCTTGCTCCGTGCTGGTCGTCCGACACATCAAAAACTATCGAGTAAAATATCAGTAGCAAGAGAATGTCTGTAAACCGAATGTTGGTCGTTTGGTCTATTGTTGGTGCCATTCTGGTCGGACTTGCCATTCCATGGTTTCTTTGGGGGGTTGATCAGGTAGTTGCTGGACTCCCAGTCTGGATTTGGTGGCACATCGTCTGGATGATTGTCGCTGCTATTTTATTTCGCATCTTCGTTAAGCGAGCTTGGGGAATTGGCGTCCGTTGTTCAGGTGATCAGCGATGAGTGAAGCTCTCCAACTAGGCATTATCATAGGATATCTCTTCGTTGCGTTGGGTATTGGTATCGTTGCGTATCGACTCACAGAACGAACTGCAGAAGATTACTACTTAGCGAGCCGAAGTTTTGGTACCATTGTCTTGTTGTTTACTGTGTTTGCGACGCTCTTGTCAGCATTTACCTTCTTTGGCGGGCCAGATGGAGCTTACCAGCATGGACCAGAATGGCTACTGATAATGGGACTTATGGATGGTATTATCTTTGCGATTCTCTGGTATATCATCGGGTACAAACAGTGGCTCATGGGAAATCAGCATGGGTACATTACACTTGGTGAAATGCTAGGTGATCAGTTTAAATCCACCGCCCTCCGCGCGCTTGTTGCCCTTG
This portion of the Salinarchaeum sp. IM2453 genome encodes:
- the meaB gene encoding methylmalonyl Co-A mutase-associated GTPase MeaB, whose amino-acid sequence is MTETEALVPEILNGSHRALAEAITTIENRSSGYRKLVSNLHPHTGNADIIGITGSPGAGKSTLVDKMAEMYREQGQTVGVIAVDPSSPFSGGAVLGDRIRMNSTVGDMDVFFRSMSARGALGGLSTATTDAVKALDAFGKDKIIIETVGAGQNEIDVVKTADTVAVLVPPASGDDIQMLKAGILEIADIFVVNKADLDGADKTVKELQEMIHMQEDAPAAGHHGVDAFNDGAVAMDTSENDWKPPVVETVAKSGKGVDTFLSELDDRTQWLEDTGEGQAQERKRYAAEIQRLIREDVAALVEDQIEKSGGIEQKVDAVMERQTDPYSVADDLLDAIKGQSS
- a CDS encoding cobalamin B12-binding domain-containing protein → MSVETQERIRCLVAKVGLDGHDRGAHVIARAFRDAGFEVIYSGLHNAPEDIVQAAVQEDVDVLGISILSGAHNELVPEIVDGLKEYDAFESTLILVGGIIPDDDQEYLYDQGVDGIFGPGTPVEETIEFIEENVPEK
- a CDS encoding acyl-CoA dehydrogenase family protein, producing MELTEEQQMVRDMVRQFVDDEVVEAARTAEKEKTFPEDIWDELAELDLTGLTTPKEYGGFDADMLTYSLVNEELARGHLALATALSVHCMVTSCIRQFGSESQRDRWLPNMRDGRPVGAFALSEPDAGSNPAEMTTEAVRDGNEFVINGTKQWITNGERADVVILFAKTDSNDPDTVTQFLVPKDTDGVNVGKHEEKMGMKASDTTTLKFDNARIPAENQLTDVGRGLKAAFSILNGGRVAIASQAVGVAQAALDDAIEYANDREQFGTEIINHQAIGQKLADMQTDVQAARLLTYDAAKKNENSVDAMAASMAKYFASETAVNVADDAVQVHGGYGYAKDFDVERYYRDAKITTIYEGTSEIQKKIIARHLKE
- a CDS encoding 3-hydroxyacyl-CoA dehydrogenase family protein; the encoded protein is MSYTVESIDSVGVVGAGTMGSGIAQVAASSGYNVVMRDIEQELIEEGFSNINQNLQRFVEKDQLSETEKEQIIGRIDGTTDLEDLEDIDLVIEAAVEDLEIKQSIFTELSELTDDTTVLATNTSTLSITSIASATDSPERVVGIHFMNPVPIMDGVEIVVGEKTPDEVVNLAHQFAEDLDKQTWESDDKPGFITNRILMPWINEGIRAYDEGVGTKEDIDKGMRLGTNVPMGPLELADHIGLDICLHASQTLYEELGDRYKPAYLLKRKVEANELGKKTGKGFYTYE
- a CDS encoding Zn-ribbon domain-containing OB-fold protein; this translates as MSNEEISEIQEFFSAIENDEPYYLSGTETHGMVPPRYVDPASGNKEISREPMPNAGKLLTYSEVHVAPSPLEHVSPYTVAIAEFGSVRITGQLRGFETDPEIGQQVKIGIERLEKLEYPLVVFTPK
- a CDS encoding thiolase domain-containing protein, which codes for MENVRIAGVGMTKFGEWSAKRTRELFAQAATEAIQDAELEQKDIDHVFYGNFIGEIAENQGHQGPLVADAAGVDAPATRVESACASGGLAVRHGITQIQSGQADVVLVGGAERMNTLSTSETTDALAAAADAVWESNMGVTFPGAYALMANRYFHEFGGSREDLAHIAVKNHKNAINNDLAHFQREIDINDVLNAPVVSSPFSVYDCSPISDGAAAAVLVSEEYAEKTGIDAPIAITGTGQGGDKYTLTDRETMTWTQAANEASQSAYQEANITSDDIDLIEAHDCFTIAEVLALEALGIYERGEAIGAARRGETTADGELPVNLSGGLKAKGHPVGATGCAQITEMTKLLRGTHVNSPYVDDVEIGVTHNAGGTVASAVVHVLEVKE
- a CDS encoding acyl-CoA dehydrogenase family protein, producing the protein MDFQLTSEQRQIKEMVAEFVDEEIVPVADEIDHKDEFPWEIIDKLASLDLMGMPFPEEYGGANLDYHAYPEALLEISRGSGGIGTIVAAHISLAGNMINQFGSDGQKETYLTPLARGSDIGAFALSEPDAGSDVPSMETTAEKDSDGYCINGNKLWISNGSVADTVILFAKTDPEAGQNGISSFIVRPEEDNGFIVEGTEEKLGDKGCPTAELRFDDMWIPEERRLGDEGDGFVHALKTLNGGRITIAARSVGIARAALDASIDYSQQREQFGQEISGFQSIQHKIADMDTKVRGARLLMHDAADKKIRGDRFVKEAAQAKLYASEISREVANEGIQIHGGYGYTKDFPMERYYRDAKLNEIYEGTSEVLRNTIASELLAK
- the uvsE gene encoding UV DNA damage repair endonuclease UvsE, whose protein sequence is MLGYAAMNRTLRDSDTPRRCNRDMRKSTWESKGLKYAGELAEQNFRDLLAILQWNYKHNINLYRCSSGLVPWNSQFDLNELPNYETIQEIAQQCGELIKSEDMRLTFHPDHWCKLASESEDTVRRSVRSVVCHGQWLDLMELDRSPRYAINVHIGAHYGNKEATADRFCEVINDLPPEAKSRIVVENDDKESLWSIQELVNQVSDRTGIPVTFDYHHHKFTDRGLTYREAFEMAVSTWGNHRPIAHYSETSRLHGDSDARPQDHSEYVSDLPDWLRKRADVIIESHQKEQSVLRYTPDKFV
- a CDS encoding nitroreductase family protein, coding for MDFTELVQTRRSVHEYSDQSIEEDTLQRIFKRTTLAPSGYNLQPWEFVALREEESKERLKEVAYNQDHVVEADTSVIVLGSTDLTRHSEAVFEDWLAKGYLPNNDVKESLINNVEKMNTMSKADKRTWTTRSTALAAMTLMFAAWDEGIASCPMEGFDSEALVETFDIPDEYEPVMLITLGYPAADTSDIENERKGRRPVDDVVHYESFDPSSETTLLDPSADN
- a CDS encoding DUF3311 domain-containing protein → MSVNRMLVVWSIVGAILVGLAIPWFLWGVDQVVAGLPVWIWWHIVWMIVAAILFRIFVKRAWGIGVRCSGDQR